In Magnetospirillum sp. WYHS-4, a genomic segment contains:
- a CDS encoding acyl-CoA transferase gives MTTREAALAALFERLRTIPHALVKREEPLPDKVPAGGLAILRDGDPGEPEVLLSPLSYLWRHRAEIEVVVQGPPEAATAALDALLLEIDAALAADRSLSGRVDWLDWGGPQTRDLALDGAAGIKAAVVPVILHFETFSPLS, from the coding sequence CAGCCCTCGCGGCGCTGTTCGAGCGCCTGCGGACGATTCCCCATGCCCTCGTCAAGCGCGAGGAGCCGCTGCCCGACAAGGTCCCGGCCGGCGGGCTGGCGATCCTGCGGGACGGCGATCCCGGCGAGCCGGAGGTGCTGCTGTCGCCGCTGAGCTATCTCTGGCGCCATCGGGCCGAGATCGAGGTGGTGGTGCAGGGGCCGCCCGAGGCCGCCACCGCCGCCCTGGATGCCCTGCTCCTGGAGATCGACGCCGCCCTTGCCGCCGACCGGAGCTTAAGCGGCCGGGTCGACTGGCTCGACTGGGGCGGCCCCCAGACCCGCGACCTCGCCCTCGACGGCGCCGCCGGCATCAAGGCCGCCGTGGTGCCGGTCATCCTCCATTTCGAGACCTTCTCTCCCCTGTCCTGA